A region of Deinococcus rubellus DNA encodes the following proteins:
- a CDS encoding S41 family peptidase — translation MRKRLLLVSGALAATAAVGYAQFTTYSTTDIVKTTNGKAFVQLFGALHQLYLRPLDDNKLMNGAIKGMIASLDDEFTYYVEAQDNQTDQENLSGAFFGIGIQLTAANPDGTGAKVDTVFKTGSAIQGGVQTGDVFLKIGDKDVTTLSLNDVVRLVRGEKGTKVNITFGRGKSTYAVALERQPVTIVSVEQTILPGNIGYIALNTFYSEKVNEQFAAAVQGMEKKGIKKLILDLRDNGGGLLSSGVFVADQFMQKGPIVSLRDNKGKTTVYDTAKAQSTDYTGQLVLLINKNSASASEIVAGALQDTKRATIVGETSFGKGVAQTPVELVNGAQVRIVANEWLTPNGRQIQKKGITPDVKVDDNRRPIPLNFTGSGVKAGAKVTLNIGGKPVDVVADKDGKFNYIAPPVAQPSNPDQGVAIVDPAKDAELAAALKQFK, via the coding sequence GTGAGAAAACGTCTCTTACTCGTCTCAGGCGCACTTGCCGCCACCGCCGCCGTGGGCTACGCGCAGTTCACGACCTACAGCACCACCGATATCGTCAAGACGACCAACGGCAAGGCGTTCGTGCAACTCTTCGGAGCGCTGCACCAGCTCTATCTCAGGCCGCTCGACGACAACAAGCTGATGAACGGGGCCATCAAGGGCATGATCGCCTCGCTCGACGACGAATTCACGTACTACGTCGAGGCCCAGGACAACCAGACCGATCAGGAAAACCTCAGCGGCGCATTTTTCGGCATCGGCATTCAGCTCACGGCGGCCAATCCCGACGGGACCGGGGCCAAGGTAGACACCGTCTTCAAGACTGGCTCGGCCATTCAGGGCGGCGTGCAGACCGGCGACGTGTTTCTCAAGATCGGTGACAAGGACGTGACCACCCTGAGTCTCAACGACGTGGTGCGGCTGGTGCGCGGCGAGAAGGGCACCAAGGTCAACATCACCTTCGGACGCGGCAAGTCCACCTACGCGGTGGCGCTGGAGCGCCAGCCGGTCACGATTGTCAGCGTCGAGCAGACCATCCTGCCGGGCAACATCGGCTACATCGCCCTCAATACCTTCTACAGCGAGAAGGTCAACGAGCAGTTTGCCGCCGCCGTGCAGGGCATGGAGAAAAAGGGCATCAAGAAACTGATTCTCGACCTGCGCGACAACGGCGGTGGGCTGCTGTCGTCGGGCGTGTTCGTGGCCGATCAGTTCATGCAGAAGGGCCCGATCGTCTCGCTGCGCGACAACAAGGGCAAGACCACCGTCTACGACACTGCCAAGGCCCAGTCCACCGATTACACCGGGCAACTGGTGCTGCTCATCAACAAGAACAGCGCCTCGGCCAGTGAGATCGTGGCCGGAGCCCTGCAGGACACCAAGCGGGCCACCATCGTCGGTGAGACCAGCTTCGGCAAGGGCGTGGCCCAGACCCCGGTGGAACTGGTCAACGGCGCGCAGGTGCGGATCGTCGCCAACGAGTGGCTGACCCCCAATGGCCGCCAGATTCAGAAGAAGGGCATCACGCCAGACGTCAAGGTGGACGACAACCGCCGCCCCATTCCGCTCAACTTCACCGGCAGCGGCGTCAAGGCCGGGGCCAAAGTCACCCTGAATATCGGCGGCAAGCCGGTGGACGTGGTGGCCGACAAGGACGGCAAGTTCAACTACATCGCCCCGCCCGTGGCCCAGCCGAGCAATCCCGATCAGGGCGTGGCCATCGTCGATCCTGCCAAGGACGCCGAACTGGCCGCCGCCCTCAAGCAGTTCAAGTAA
- a CDS encoding CBS domain-containing protein, giving the protein MLVRDWMTPDPLTVSPTTPVMDALGLLKERGFRRLPVVEGGQLIGITTRKDLKDALPSKAATLSIWEVHALLSKLTVGEMMACPVITAQEGEYMEDAALRMRQRSVGGLPVLDDRKQLCGVLTVGDVLEAFTHILGQDEGGTRLYLRLPDVPGSLERAARAVQPSNIISLATSGAELGESGERERTFVVRVLGEQAGGARQRLREAGFKVE; this is encoded by the coding sequence ATGCTGGTGCGCGACTGGATGACGCCTGACCCCCTGACCGTTTCGCCCACCACCCCGGTGATGGACGCCCTGGGCCTGCTCAAAGAGCGCGGCTTTCGGCGGCTGCCGGTGGTGGAGGGCGGGCAACTCATCGGCATCACCACCCGTAAGGACCTCAAGGACGCGCTGCCGAGCAAGGCGGCCACCCTCAGCATCTGGGAAGTTCACGCGCTGCTGAGCAAGCTGACGGTGGGGGAGATGATGGCCTGCCCGGTGATCACGGCGCAGGAGGGTGAGTATATGGAAGACGCCGCCCTGCGGATGCGCCAGCGCAGTGTGGGCGGTCTGCCGGTGCTGGATGACCGCAAGCAACTCTGCGGCGTGCTGACGGTGGGCGACGTGCTGGAAGCTTTTACCCATATTCTCGGCCAGGACGAGGGCGGCACGCGCCTGTACCTGCGGCTGCCCGACGTGCCCGGAAGCCTGGAGCGGGCCGCCCGCGCCGTGCAGCCGAGCAACATCATCTCGCTGGCGACCAGCGGAGCCGAACTGGGCGAATCGGGCGAGCGCGAGCGCACCTTCGTGGTGCGGGTGCTGGGCGAGCAGGCGGGCGGCGCACGTCAGCGCCTGCGGGAAGCGGGCTTCAAGGTGGAATAA
- a CDS encoding TrmB family transcriptional regulator — protein MSAVIHLQALGLTEYEARAYTALLALGRAVPARVARQAGIPRPKIYETLERLEGRGLAARVGQNPLEYAPLSAREYLARARRSFDDRLGALDRDLSRLAPDPAPEAVYHLYGNAAITSMCEDLTLNARASLVMAGSAELLGRLERLTPRGVKIVQTTLSGLPSVAADGQSAFLLSRDSEAAVIAHFIEEGEVGEAHGVHTHNPVIVHLIEGYVYLAAQRNAAPGQLAALESGPQSRAED, from the coding sequence ATGAGCGCCGTCATTCACCTGCAAGCGCTGGGCCTCACCGAATACGAGGCCCGGGCCTACACAGCCTTGCTGGCCCTGGGGCGGGCCGTTCCAGCCCGTGTAGCGCGGCAGGCGGGCATTCCCAGACCCAAAATTTATGAAACGCTGGAGCGCCTCGAAGGGCGCGGACTGGCCGCCCGCGTGGGGCAAAACCCGCTGGAATACGCGCCGCTCTCAGCCCGCGAATACCTGGCCCGCGCCCGCAGGTCGTTCGATGACCGCCTGGGCGCGCTCGACCGCGACCTCTCGCGCCTCGCGCCTGACCCGGCCCCCGAAGCGGTGTATCACCTCTACGGCAACGCGGCCATCACGTCCATGTGCGAGGACCTGACGCTGAATGCGCGGGCCAGCCTGGTGATGGCGGGCAGCGCCGAGTTGCTGGGCCGCCTGGAGCGTCTGACCCCCAGGGGCGTGAAGATCGTGCAGACGACGCTGAGCGGCCTGCCCAGTGTGGCCGCCGACGGGCAGAGCGCTTTCCTGCTGTCCCGCGACAGTGAGGCGGCGGTGATCGCCCACTTCATCGAGGAGGGCGAGGTGGGCGAGGCACACGGCGTGCATACCCATAACCCGGTGATCGTGCATCTGATCGAGGGCTACGTTTACCTGGCCGCACAGAGAAACGCCGCACCGGGTCAGCTCGCGGCTCTGGAGTCGGGCCCCCAGAGCCGCGCGGAGGACTGA
- the ftsE gene encoding cell division ATP-binding protein FtsE — protein MIEFRSVSLEYAVTRTLALDDVHLFIGKGEFVYLVGQSGAGKSSFMNLIIKRHLPTRGEVLVAGEALSRYRGARTATLRRRIGMVFQDNLLLPHLNAQDNVAFALRVTGVPRREWATRVGGALRTVGLEHKKLALPLQLSQGEQQRVAIARAIVGDPPLLLADEPTGNLDPDNSREVLKVLQNVNLRGTTVLVATHARDLVETFRHRTLTLRRGKLVRDDPYGGYAL, from the coding sequence ATGATCGAATTTCGCAGCGTCAGTCTGGAATACGCCGTGACCCGCACCCTGGCCCTCGACGACGTGCATCTGTTTATCGGCAAGGGTGAGTTCGTCTATCTGGTGGGGCAAAGTGGCGCGGGCAAGAGCAGTTTCATGAACCTGATCATCAAGCGCCACCTGCCCACGCGCGGCGAGGTGCTGGTGGCCGGTGAAGCGCTCAGCCGCTACCGGGGAGCACGCACCGCCACCTTGCGCCGCCGCATCGGGATGGTCTTTCAGGACAATCTGCTGCTGCCTCACCTTAACGCGCAGGACAACGTGGCCTTTGCCCTGCGGGTCACCGGGGTGCCGAGGCGCGAGTGGGCCACGCGGGTCGGTGGGGCGCTCCGAACGGTGGGTCTGGAGCACAAGAAGCTGGCCCTGCCGCTGCAACTCTCGCAGGGTGAGCAGCAGCGGGTCGCCATCGCCCGCGCCATCGTGGGCGACCCGCCGCTGCTGCTGGCCGACGAACCCACCGGCAACCTCGACCCCGACAACAGCCGCGAAGTGCTGAAGGTGCTGCAAAACGTCAATCTGCGCGGCACCACCGTGCTGGTTGCCACCCATGCCCGCGATCTGGTCGAGACCTTTCGCCACCGCACCCTGACCCTGCGCCGGGGCAAGCTGGTGCGCGACGATCCGTACGGCGGGTACGCACTGTGA